Below is a genomic region from Streptantibioticus cattleyicolor NRRL 8057 = DSM 46488.
GGCTCGCCCTCCAGCTCCAGCGGGCCATCATGCCCCCCGAACCCGGCCCCAAGGAGGTCGCCGGCCTGGAGATCGTCGTACGGTACCGGCCCGCCCAGGCGGAACACCTGGTCGGCGGCGACTGGTACGACGCGGTGCGCCTGCCCGACGGCCGGGTGCTGCTGGCCGTCGGGGACGTCGCCGGCCACGGCATCGGCGCCGTCACCGGCATGGTGGCGCTGCGCAACGCGCTGCGCGGCCTCGCCGCCACCGGGGCCGGCCCGGCCCGGCTGCTCGGCTGGCTCAACTCCGTCACCCACCACCTCACCGAGCGGGTCACCGCCACCGCCGTCTGCGGTGTGTACCACCCCGGGCGCCAGGTGCTCACCTGGGCCCGGGCCGGCCATCTGCCGCCGCTGCTGGTACGCGACGGGGTGGCCACCGCGCTGCCCCGCGTCCCCGGCCTGCTGCTCGGCGCGGTCCCCCGGACCCGCTACCGCGAACACACCCTGGAACTGCGCTCCGGCGACACCCTGCTGATGTACACCGACGGCCTGATCGAACGGCGGGACCGCTCGGTCGACCACTCGCTGCGCCAACTCCTCGGCGCCGCCCAGCACCCCCGGCCCGGCCTCGCCGACCAGCTCGACCACCTGCTGCTGCACAGCAAGGCCGACACCGACGACGACACCTGCCTGGTCGGCGTCCGCCTGCCCTGACCGCCTCCGCCGCCACCGCCGTTTCGGCGGCGTGTTTCGACCGTCACCGACGGGTACGTGTGCACGGTCCGCGCCGCCGCGGACCCGAGCTTAAGGAGTCACCGAGCATGCCGCTGAAGCACCCGCACCACCAAGCGGACCACCCCGGCCACGGCAACCGGGACATCGAGGTCAACCCCATCTTCGCCCGCGAGCCGCTGAGCGTCCCGCGCTACGCGCTGCCGTCCGGCGAGATGGAGCCGGAGACCGCCTACCAACTCGTCCACGACGAGCTGATGCTGGACGGCAACGCCCGCCTCAACCTGGCCACGTTCGTCTCCACCTGGGCCGAGCCGGCCGCGCTGCGGCTGATGTCCGAGTGCGCCGAGAAGAACATGATCGACAAGGACGAGTACCCGCAGACCGCGGAGCTGGAGAACCGCTGCGTCCACATGCTCGCCCGGCTGTGGCACGCGCCGGACCCGCGGCACGCGGTCGGCTGCTCGACCACCGGCTCCAGCGAGGCCGCCATGCTCGGCGGCCTGGCGCTCAAGCGCCGCTGGCAGCACCGCCGGCGCGCGGAGGGCAAGCCGGCCGACCGGCCCAACCTGGTGATGGGCGTCAACGTGCAGATCTGCTGGGAGAAGTTCGCCGACTACTTCGAGGTCGAACCGCGCTACGTCCCCATGGAGGGCGACCGCTTCCACCTGGACGCCCGCCACGCGGTGGAGCTGTGCGACGAGAACACCATCGGCGTCGTCGCCGTCCTCGGCTCCACCTTCGACGGCTCCTACGAACCCGTCGCCGAGATCGCCGCCGCCCTCGACGACCTCCAGCGGCGCACCGGCCTGGACGTCCCCGTCCACGTCGACGGCGCCTCCGGCGGCATGATCGCCCCGTTCCTCGACCCCGACCTGGAGTGGGACTTCCGGCTGCCCCGGGTCGCCTCGATCAACACCTCCGGCCACAAGTACGGGCTGGTGATGCCGGGCGTCGGCTGGGCGCTGTGGCGGGACGCCGACGCCCTCCCGGACGACCTGGTGTTCCATGTGAACTACCTCGGCGGCGACATGCCGACGTTCGCCCTGAACTTCTCCCGCCCCGGCGCCCAGGTGGTGGCCCAGTACTACAACTTCCTGCGGCTGGGGTTCGACGGCTACCGCCGCGTCCAGCAGACCTGCCGGGACGTCGCCACCTCCCTGGCCGCCCGGATCGCCGAGCTGGGCCCGTTCGAGCTGATCACCGACGGCAGCGACATCCCGGTCTTCGCCTTCCGGGTCCGCGACGAGGTCGACAACTTCACCGTCTTCGACGTCTCCGCCGCCCTGCGTGAACGCGGCTGGCTGGTGCCCGCCTACACCTTCCCCAAGAACCGCACCGACCTCGCCGTGCTGCGCATCGTGGTGCGCAACGGGTTCAGCCACGACCTCGCCGACCTCCTCCTGGCCGACCTGCGCCGGGTGCTGCCCCGGCTGGAGAAGCAACCGGGGCCCTACCGCAGCGAGGAGGACGCCGGAGGCTTCGCACACGGCGCCGAGACCAAGAACCCGCGCCACCCCGGCCGCCATTGAGCCACCGGCGGCACGGTCACGCCGCCGCGGCCGGTGTCACGCCGCGGCCGGCGGCGTGACCGGGCGGGCGGCGCCGGCCGGCGGGTCGGCGAGCAGCCGGCGCGCCACGGCCTTGGCCGCCCCCGGCTCGGTCGTGGCGGTGGACACGCACAACGTGTAGGCGGTGTCCTCCAGTTCGCGGCGCAGCTGCGGCGAGACCCGTTCGCCGGACCGGGCCCGGGCCTCCAGGCTCTCGTAACGATCGAGGAGCTTGCGCAGCACGACCGGGTGGGGCTTGAGCACGTGTTCCACTCCTTCTCGTCGGGTGAACGGACGGCGGGGCCAGGTCACACGGCGGCCCGGGGCCGTCGGCGGTGAGGGTGGACGCCTTCCGTCCGGCACCGGGTGCGAACGCCCACGGTGCGAACCGCGTCTACCCGCTCACGGACGTTCAAACCACCCCAGTGGTCAGCGTCACATCGGGTGCGTATCACAGCGTTCCGGACGCGTCCTGGGTCCGCCGGACGCACTCGGCGACCACCTCGCGCAGGCTGCCGGTGCGCCGCAGGATCTCCCGTTGCACCCGGGCCCCGTTGCCCCGGCGGGCCAGCTCGTCCAGGCCCGCCGTGACGAACTCCAGGTCGCCGTCGGCCGCCAGCGCCGCGCGGACGTGGTCGAGCAGGGCGTCCAGCACCTCCCCGGCGGGCGCGGGGCGCCGGGTGACCGGATGCACCAGCGTGTCGTCGAGCCCGGAGCGCGCCGCCCGCCACGCCGCCAGCCGCAGCAGCGCCACCGGGTGGTCCGGCGGCGGCGTACCGTCGCGCCACTCCCGCGCCGCGGTCTCCACCAGACCCCGGGCGAGCGCCGCCACCAGGGCGGTGGTGGACGCGTCCAGCGGCACGTCGGCCACCCTGACCTCCACGGTCGGGTAGTTGCGGGAGAGCCGGGCGTCGAAGTAGACCATGCCCTCGTCCCGCAGCACCCCGGTGGCCAGCAGATCGTCCACCAGCCGGTGGTATCTCCCGGCGTCACCGAAGAGCTCCGCGGGCCCCGCCGACGGCCAACGCCCCCACACCCGGCTGCGGTAGCTGTGGTACGAGGTGTCACCGCCCTGCCACAACGGCGAGTTGGCGCTGAGCGCCAGCAGCACCGCCAGCCACGGCCGGATCCGGTCCAGGACGGCGACCCCCTCCTCGTCGGAGCCGACCGAGACGTGCACATGGCAGCCGCAGGTGAGCTGTTCCTGTGCGGTGAGGCCGAAGTGCTCCTCGATCCACCGGTAGCGTTCACCGGTGCCGAGCGCCGGGCCGGCCGGCAGCGGACTGGTGGCCAGCGCCGCCACGGTGGCCTGTGCCTTCTCGGCGTGCCGGGCGGCCTCGGCCCGGCAGCGCACGATCTCGGCGGCCAGTTCCCGCAGGTCCGTGCAGGGGTGGGTGGCGAACTCCAGTTGCTGTTCCTGGAGTTCGCGCTCGAAGGTGTCGCGCGCCTCGCTGCCGTCCCGGGCGGCGAGGGCGAGCACCGCGGCGGAGACCGCCCGCGGCTCGCCGGTCGCCGGATCCACCAGCAGCAGTTCCTCTTCCACCCCGACACTGCGCACCACGGTCACCCCTTCCCGAGCGTCCCCGGCCCGAACCGTCCGGGGAACGCACGCCTGCCCGGGAACCCCGTGGGCAACCCCACCACGTACCGGTCAGATCCCGGTGGCCGCCATCACGACCAGCACCAGCACCAGCAGGGCCACGTAGGCCACCGAGTGGACGCGGTCCGGGACGCGGCCCACCACGCGCCGGGCCACCGCGATGGTGGGCAGCGATCCGCACCACAGCGCGGCGCAGGCCAGCAGGTCGACGTAGCCGAGGCGGCCCGGATGCGCCGGCACGTGCGGGGCGAGCGCGTACACCAGCGTGCCGGCCACCGCCACCGGCACGCTCAACGGGTTGGCCATCGCGGTGGCGTCGGCCATCGGCAGCCCCCGGCGGCGCAGCAGCGGAACGGTCATGACACTGCCGCCCACCCCCAGGCACGAGGCGACCACCCCGATCCCGACCCCGCCGAACGTGGTGGTGGACCGGCCGAGCGGCCTCGGACCCGAGCGGTCCGCGACCGACAGGAAACCCTTGCGCAGCACGCTGTCGGCGATGGTCACCAGCAGGTAGAGCGCGAACAGCACCCGCAGCGCGGTGCCGCCGATCGACGTGGCCGCGAACGACCCGGCCACCGCGCCCACCGCGACGAACGCCACCAGCGGCCACACGTACTCCCGGCGCAGCCGCCCCTGGCGCCCCTGGGCCACGGTCGCCGTCACCGAGTTCACCAGCATCACCGCGGTCGACGTCGCCACCGCCACATGCATCGCGTCCGCGCCGCGACCCGCCGTGACGGTCAGGAAACCGTAGACCACCGGCACCGTCACGAAGCCGCCGCCGAAGCCGAAGACCACCGTCGTGACACCGGTCAGGCAGCCGAAGAACAACAAGGTGAGGAACGAGATCAGCACCCGGTCGACGCTACGGGCGCCGACCGATGGCGGGCAATCGATCCTTCGCCAGCTTCTTACGCGCAGCGGACAGAGCGCGTACGGTGGTGCCGTGCGCAACATCCCCCTCGCCGAGGTGGACGACCTCGACCGCGCCGTGCTGGCCATCGCCACCGACTACCCGCCCGAGCACTTCCTCCCGCGCCACGAGCACCGCCGGGCCCAGGTGCTCTACGCCGCCACCGGCGTCATGCGGGTGGAGACCACCGACGGCACCTGGACCGTCCCCACCGACCGCGCCGTCCTCATCCCGCCCGGCACCAGACACCAGGTCACCATGACCGGGGTGACCACGTGCAGCCTGTACATCGAGGCGGGCGCCGTGCCCTGGTTCCCCGCGCGCTGCCGGGTCGTCGAGGTCTCCGCCCTGCTGCGGGAACTGGTCCTCGAAGCGGTCGACATGGCACCCCGCTACCCCCCGCACGGCCGCGACGCGACCCTGGCCGCCCTCGTCCTCCACGAGCTGAGAAGCCTCGCGCCGCTCCCCCTGGACCTCCCGCTCCCCGCCGAACCACGGCTGCGCCGGCTGTGCGACGCCTTCCTGCGCGCCCCCGACATCCACGACCCGCCCGCCCGCTGGGCCGGCGCCCTCAACGTCAGCGAACGCACCCTGGGCCGGCTGTTCCACCGGGGCACCGGCCTGGGGTTCGCCCAGTGGCGGCAACGCGCCTGCGTCCTCCACGCCGTGCAGCGGCTGGCCGCCGGCGAACCCGTCGGCCGGCTGGCGGCCACCCTCGGCTACGAGAACCCCGCCGCCTTCACCGCCGCCTTCAAGACCGTCCTCGGCCGCCCGCCCTCCGCGTACAAGGCCCCCGAGCACCCCGTCGGCCGTGCCGCGCCCGGCTGACCCGGCACCAGGCCCGAACGTCCCCTCCGCACGGGCCCGTCGGCCCTGTGCCCGGCCCGCTCCCGTCCGCCATGGTGGGGCCACGGCACGACACCACCACCGAAGCGACCCGTTACCGTGACCCACCGGCGGCGCGGCAACGGGAACGACCACCAGGAGGTGCACGTCGGATGCGTAACCGCGGACCCCGGCCCGGCCGGGACGGCAACCCGCTGCGGCGCCCCGTCGACCGGGCCCGCGCCCGGCTCGCGCCGGCCACCGCGGCGGGCGGTGTGCTCGCCGCGGTCACCGCCGCCGTGGTCGCCGTCGCCGCCCACCGCGCCGGGACCGACGCCGCCCGCCGCACCGCCGCCCACCGCCACCAGGTCACCGCCATCACCCTCCCGGTGCCCGGGGCACCCCTCGCCGGCCACGTCCCCGTACCGGCCCGCTGGAGCTACCCCGCGGGACACCCGCACACCGGCCACGTCCGGGCCCTGGCCACCACCGCCGTCGGCACCCGGATCCCGCTGTGGGTCGACGACTCCGGCGACCCCGCCCCGCCCCCGCCGACCCCCGGCCGGATCACCGGGGAGGCCGTCGACGCCGCCCTGGCCGCCCTCACCGTCGCCGCGCTCGTCGGCACCTGTGTCCAGGCCGCCGTACGCCGCCACCTCGACGCCCGGGCCGCCGCCGGGTGGGCCCGCGACTGGGAACGCGTCGAGCCGCACTGGTCCGGCCGCTCCCGTTCGGCGTGACCGCGCCGACGCCCGCACGGCCCACCCCGACGGGGCCACCGGGGCGAAACACCGCGCCCGGCCCTTCCGCCTCCCGCCGGGCACCCGCACCGGACGCATAGCGTGAGCCGCCGTGCACCCAACCCCGCCACACGTGAGCCGCCGTACCGCGCCGTACCCCCGCACCGCATGACCGCCGGGCTTCCCGAACGGGCGGACGCCTGCCGCCGCCGGGTCAGCGTCCACGGCACCGTGCAGGGCGTCGGATTCCGGCCGTTCGTCCACCGGCTCGCCGGGGAACTGCGCCTCGCCGGCTTCGTCCGCAACGGCGGCGGACGCGTGGTCGCCGAGGTCGAGGGGGACCCCGGCGCCGTCGCCGAGTTCTGCCGCCGCGTCCGCGAGGAGCCGCCACCGCTGGCCGAGGTGCGGCAGGTCGCGATCGAGCCACTGGAACCGCTCGGCGCCCGCGGCTTCTCCATCCAGCACTCACAGGCCGCCGCCGGCCCCTCCGCACCCCTCCCGCCGGACACCGCCACCTGCGACGACTGCCTCGCCGAACTGACCGACCCGGCCGACCGCCGCCACCGCCACCCCTTCATCACCTGCACCCACTGCGGCCCGCGCTTCACCATCGCCGCCCGGCTGCCCTACGACCGGGCCACCACCACCATGGCCCGCTTCCCGATGTGCGCCGACTGCGCCCGGGAGTACGCCGACCCGCGCGACCGCCGCTTCCACGCCCAGCCCATCGCCTGCCACGCCTGCGGCCCGGTGCTGCGTTTCACCCCGGCCGACGGGACCCGGGCCGAGCCGGCCGAGGCGGCGAAGGCGCTCACCGCCGCCCGCCGATGGCTGGCCCGCGGGGCGATCCTCGCCGTCAAGGGCGTCGGCGGCTACCACCTGGCCTGCGACGCGGCCGACGAGGCGGCCGTGACGCGGCTGCGCGCCACCAAGGAACGCGGCGGCAAACCCTTCGCCGTGATGTGCGCCGACCTGACCGCCGTGGCCGCCCTCGCCCACCCGACCCCGGCCGAACGCGCCGCCCTCACCGGCCCCGGCCGGCC
It encodes:
- a CDS encoding DUF5133 domain-containing protein, with protein sequence MLKPHPVVLRKLLDRYESLEARARSGERVSPQLRRELEDTAYTLCVSTATTEPGAAKAVARRLLADPPAGAARPVTPPAAA
- a CDS encoding AraC family transcriptional regulator, producing the protein MRNIPLAEVDDLDRAVLAIATDYPPEHFLPRHEHRRAQVLYAATGVMRVETTDGTWTVPTDRAVLIPPGTRHQVTMTGVTTCSLYIEAGAVPWFPARCRVVEVSALLRELVLEAVDMAPRYPPHGRDATLAALVLHELRSLAPLPLDLPLPAEPRLRRLCDAFLRAPDIHDPPARWAGALNVSERTLGRLFHRGTGLGFAQWRQRACVLHAVQRLAAGEPVGRLAATLGYENPAAFTAAFKTVLGRPPSAYKAPEHPVGRAAPG
- a CDS encoding glutamate--cysteine ligase 2 is translated as MRSVGVEEELLLVDPATGEPRAVSAAVLALAARDGSEARDTFERELQEQQLEFATHPCTDLRELAAEIVRCRAEAARHAEKAQATVAALATSPLPAGPALGTGERYRWIEEHFGLTAQEQLTCGCHVHVSVGSDEEGVAVLDRIRPWLAVLLALSANSPLWQGGDTSYHSYRSRVWGRWPSAGPAELFGDAGRYHRLVDDLLATGVLRDEGMVYFDARLSRNYPTVEVRVADVPLDASTTALVAALARGLVETAAREWRDGTPPPDHPVALLRLAAWRAARSGLDDTLVHPVTRRPAPAGEVLDALLDHVRAALAADGDLEFVTAGLDELARRGNGARVQREILRRTGSLREVVAECVRRTQDASGTL
- a CDS encoding Rv1733c family protein, which codes for MRNRGPRPGRDGNPLRRPVDRARARLAPATAAGGVLAAVTAAVVAVAAHRAGTDAARRTAAHRHQVTAITLPVPGAPLAGHVPVPARWSYPAGHPHTGHVRALATTAVGTRIPLWVDDSGDPAPPPPTPGRITGEAVDAALAALTVAALVGTCVQAAVRRHLDARAAAGWARDWERVEPHWSGRSRSA
- a CDS encoding sulfite exporter TauE/SafE family protein, with product MLISFLTLLFFGCLTGVTTVVFGFGGGFVTVPVVYGFLTVTAGRGADAMHVAVATSTAVMLVNSVTATVAQGRQGRLRREYVWPLVAFVAVGAVAGSFAATSIGGTALRVLFALYLLVTIADSVLRKGFLSVADRSGPRPLGRSTTTFGGVGIGVVASCLGVGGSVMTVPLLRRRGLPMADATAMANPLSVPVAVAGTLVYALAPHVPAHPGRLGYVDLLACAALWCGSLPTIAVARRVVGRVPDRVHSVAYVALLVLVLVVMAATGI
- a CDS encoding glutamate decarboxylase → MPLKHPHHQADHPGHGNRDIEVNPIFAREPLSVPRYALPSGEMEPETAYQLVHDELMLDGNARLNLATFVSTWAEPAALRLMSECAEKNMIDKDEYPQTAELENRCVHMLARLWHAPDPRHAVGCSTTGSSEAAMLGGLALKRRWQHRRRAEGKPADRPNLVMGVNVQICWEKFADYFEVEPRYVPMEGDRFHLDARHAVELCDENTIGVVAVLGSTFDGSYEPVAEIAAALDDLQRRTGLDVPVHVDGASGGMIAPFLDPDLEWDFRLPRVASINTSGHKYGLVMPGVGWALWRDADALPDDLVFHVNYLGGDMPTFALNFSRPGAQVVAQYYNFLRLGFDGYRRVQQTCRDVATSLAARIAELGPFELITDGSDIPVFAFRVRDEVDNFTVFDVSAALRERGWLVPAYTFPKNRTDLAVLRIVVRNGFSHDLADLLLADLRRVLPRLEKQPGPYRSEEDAGGFAHGAETKNPRHPGRH